TACGTGGTCGGGAGCTATTTCCATATAATTGGTCAGGTACAATTCCCACAAACGGTGTAACCGCACTATCTTTTTTGCTTTTTCAAGACCGTTTGCTGTCAGTTGCCATTGTTGGTATTCGTTTACCACCTCTTTTCTCTTTTTAAGCCTTGTCAGCCCGGACTTCAATTGTGCCGGTTGCATTTTCCGGAAAGCCAGCAATTCTTCCGCCGTCCTTTTCTTATCGAAATTATTTTCTTTCTCTCCGATTTGATAAAACAGTTTCAGTATATTTTCATCCACCATTGTACGGCTGTTTTTGTTTCGCTTCATTGTTTTGGGAATAATACCCAACGGGGCAAAAAAGAACGAGAAAAATGCAATCAGTGAAGAAACCACTACCATCCACGGACCCGTAGGCATTGCCGGAGCGATGTACGAAATGTATGCCCCTGCCAGTCCCGATAAGGCTCCGAATATCGCTGCCAGCCCAACCATTCTTCGGATATTATGTGTCCAATACCTTGCCGCAGCGGCAGGCGTAATCAACATAGCCGCCATCAGCACAACGCCAACTGCGGTAATGCCCGTTACCACCGCTAATACGGTAAGGCTGGTCAATAGTAAATCTAATTTTTTTACAGGCAATCCCAATACTTCGGCATAATGCTCGTCAAAAGCGATAATGGTAAATTCCTTGAAAAATGCTAATGTTGCCACTATCAACACTACGGCAATAATGGAAAAGGTCATCAGGTCACTGCCTACAAGTGTAGCTGCTTTTCCGAATATAAAACGGTCCAAACCACTCTGTGCCGCATTGCCCGATTGTTGTATATAGGTCATCAATACAATACCGAGTGCAAAAAAAACGGAAAGCACCAAACCAATGGCAGCATCTTTTTTAATCTTTGATTTTGCCGTGATATAATCAATCGTTACCAAAGAAAGCCATCCCGAAATGAAAGCTCCGACCAGCATTAATGACGTATTTTTTGTTCCGGCAAACAAAAAAGCGGCACAAATACCCGGCAAAACCGAATGGGAAACCGCATCGCCTACAAGTGATTTTTTCTTCAGTACAATAAACGAACCCACAATGGCGGCACTTACCGAAAGCAGGATACTACCCAATACCACATACTTGACATTGGGGTCGTTGAATGAAAAAAAGTTGATGAAATTGTCCATTGTTTATCCTTTTTCGGAGAATTTATCTTTAGCCAATAACTCTCCGGCTTCTGCCAATACGGACAATCTTGTGCCGTAGGTTTTTTTGAGCAGTTCGGGGATATACACCTGCTTCACCGGACCCGAAGCCACGAGCCGCATATTGAGCATTACGAGCCAGTCGAAATATTCTGTGATGGTATCTAAATCGTGGTGTACCACAATGACATTCTTTTGGGCATTCACCATTTCACGCAAAAGCGTAATAATGGCTTCTTCCGTAGCGGCATCGACACCGGCAAAGGGTTCGTCCATCAGGTAAAAATCGGCTTCCTGAGCCAATGCCCTTGCGATGAAAACCCGTTGCTGCTGTCCACCCGAAAGCTGGGAAATCTGCCTTTTGGCAAAATCAGTCATTCCTACTTTTTCCAGACATTCCATTGCTATTTTCCTGTCGGAACTGCGTACGTTGCGAAGCATTCCGATTTTAGCATATCTTCCCATCAATACCACGTCAAGTGCAGATACCGGAAAATCCCAATCCACCGTTTCCCGCTGGGGAACATAACTCACTCGGCTGCGGACTTCATCCAGTTCTTTGCCAAATATTTTTACATAGCCACTCGATAGCGGAATTAAGCCCATTATGGATTTAAGCAAAGTGGATTTACCGGAACCGTTGGGTCCGATGATGCCCGTAATGCTTCCTTCGGGCAGGCTGAAATCTACGCCCCAGAGTGCCGGTTTGCTGGAATAGCTCACGGTAAGGTCGTGAACTTCCAATACAGGATTTTCAGATTGGATAATCATTTTGTTTACTGTTTTAATGCAGTTAC
The DNA window shown above is from Sphingobacterium thalpophilum and carries:
- a CDS encoding iron chelate uptake ABC transporter family permease subunit; this translates as MDNFINFFSFNDPNVKYVVLGSILLSVSAAIVGSFIVLKKKSLVGDAVSHSVLPGICAAFLFAGTKNTSLMLVGAFISGWLSLVTIDYITAKSKIKKDAAIGLVLSVFFALGIVLMTYIQQSGNAAQSGLDRFIFGKAATLVGSDLMTFSIIAVVLIVATLAFFKEFTIIAFDEHYAEVLGLPVKKLDLLLTSLTVLAVVTGITAVGVVLMAAMLITPAAAARYWTHNIRRMVGLAAIFGALSGLAGAYISYIAPAMPTGPWMVVVSSLIAFFSFFFAPLGIIPKTMKRNKNSRTMVDENILKLFYQIGEKENNFDKKRTAEELLAFRKMQPAQLKSGLTRLKKRKEVVNEYQQWQLTANGLEKAKKIVRLHRLWELYLTNYMEIAPDHVHDNAEEMEHYITPELEKQLEKYLDNPDTDPHGTVIPK
- a CDS encoding metal ABC transporter ATP-binding protein produces the protein MIIQSENPVLEVHDLTVSYSSKPALWGVDFSLPEGSITGIIGPNGSGKSTLLKSIMGLIPLSSGYVKIFGKELDEVRSRVSYVPQRETVDWDFPVSALDVVLMGRYAKIGMLRNVRSSDRKIAMECLEKVGMTDFAKRQISQLSGGQQQRVFIARALAQEADFYLMDEPFAGVDAATEEAIITLLREMVNAQKNVIVVHHDLDTITEYFDWLVMLNMRLVASGPVKQVYIPELLKKTYGTRLSVLAEAGELLAKDKFSEKG